The segment CGGACAAACGGCGCTCATGTGGGCCGCCTCAGAAGGTCATACCGAAGTCGTCGAACTGCTGCTCAAAGCCGGCGCGGACATCCACGCGACGCTGCCGGACTCCGGTTTCACTCCCTTTTTCTTCGCCGTGCGCGAAGGTCGGACCGGTGTCGTTCGCGCCTTGTTGAAGGCGGGCGCGGACGTGAACGAAACGATGCAGCCGAAGAAACCAAACGGCAAGGGTCCAAGGAAAGGAACCAGCGCGTTGATCCTGGCGGTCGAGAACGGTCACTTCGAGCTGGCGGTCGAGTTGCTCGAAGCAGGCGCGGATCCGAACGATCAGCGTTCGGGTTTCACCGCGCTTCACGCGCTGACCTGGGTCCGCAAACCGAATCGCGGCGATGGCGACGACGGGGACCCGCCTCCCATTGGGTCCGGAAATCTCAGCAGTCTTCAGTTCGTGAAGGAACTCGTGAAACGCGGTGGGGATGTAAATGCGCGCCTGAAGACCGGCAGAGGCGGACCAGGTCTTTACACGAAACTCGGCGCCACACCTTTTTTAATGGCGGCCGGGACCGATGATGTCGCGCTCATGCGTCTGCTGGTCGAGTTGGGTGCCGACCCATTGCTGGGGAACGCGGACAACTGCACGCCGCTAATCGCCGCGTGCGGAGTCGGGATCGGCGGAGCGGAGGCGGATGAAGTCGCCGGAACAGAGCCGGAAGTGCTCGAAACGGTGCAACTGCTTTTGAAACTCGGCGCGGATGTCAATGCGGTCGATGGCAACGGGGAAACGGCCATGCACGGCGCGGCCTACAAAAACATGCCGAAGGCGATTCAGTTCCTTGCCGATCATGGCACGAAAATCGAAGTCTGGAACAAAAAGAACAAATGGGGTTGGACGCCATTATTGATCGCGGAAGGCCATCGTCCAGGAAACTTCAAACCTTCGGCCGAAACCATCGCCGCGCTCCATCGCGTGATGCTGGCCGCAGGCGTAACGCCGCCCGCGGATTCGAAACCGGTCACTGCCGAGGCGCGCCAGGATTATCCCGCCGACACAGCGAAGAAGCCCGCGCGTTGACGTGTGTTGACCTACTGAAACAACTGCGGCGCGAATTCGTTGAGGTAATTGCGCCAGTTAATCCACGTGTGCGCGCCTTCGGTCTCCTTGAATTGCACATCGAAACCATGCTTCTTGAACATCTCGACCGTCGCCCGTGAAGTGGCGATCAGGAAATCGTCCTTCCCGGTGGCGAACCAGAACAGTTTGAGTCCCTTCTTCAATTTTGCGTCGTCAAGGATCGCCTTGTGCTGTTCCTCGAAGCTCGGACCTTGTGGCGCGCCGCCCGGTCCGCCGCCGGTAATTCCAAAAATCCCCGAACTGTAAACGCCGAGATAAGCGAACTTGTCGAGATGAGGAATTCCGATGTTCAGCGTCTGTCCGCCTCCCATCGAAAGTCCGGCAATAGCGCGATGCTGCCGATCGGTGTAAACCCGATAGTGCTTCTCCACGTGCGGCATGATGTCGCTCACAAAATCCTGCGCGAACTCGTCAACCGTGGACCGCGGCCCGCCGAACCGGAACGCGCTGGTGTGCCCGGCAGGCATCACGACCACCATGGGCTTGGCCTTCCCCGCGGCGATGAGATTGTCGAGAATGAAGCCCGCGCGGCCGACCGAGGTCCAGGCTTCATCACAATCACCGGCTCCGTGCAACAGGTAGAAGACGGGGAACTTGCCCTTGCCCGATTCGTATCCGGGCGGCGTGTAAACGTGCATCCGTCGAAACCTCTTCAACGCCGTCGAGTAATAGGTCACGGCGGAAACCGCCCCGTGGGGAACATCCTTCGTGTCCATGAAGTCTGCGCCCGGCACATGCACCAGACTCCAGATGTTGTTGTTGGATTCGCTGATGTTGGAACTGCGCGGATCAATCACTGAAACGCCGTCCACGTTGAAGTTGTATCGGTAGGCGCCCGGCTCGATGGGGCCAAGCGTGACTTCCCAGACGCCGTTGGTTCCTTTCGTCATGGCAGCGCCCTGGCCGTTGCCCGGAATATCGCCGCCGCTGAGTCGCACGGCCTCCGCCTTCGGGGCAAGGATGCGAAACGTGACGCGCCGGTCGGCAGAGACCTCGGGTGACACTACCTGCGGGCCCTGGGGGCCGCCGCGCTGCGCCTTTGCGGAGAAAGGGGCCGTGAGCATTGCCAGCATCGCAACCGCAAGGACGGAAACGTTCATTCTTTGGGTATTCATGGTTACGATAGCGACAATCGCCGTGTCTCCGCGGTTACACAAAAACCTGAACCAACCAAGCGAGAGCATTTCAAGGAGGTTCCCGTCCAACCCTGCCTGCAATGACCATATGACCCCTGAGAAAGGACCCATTATGAAATTGCGAGCAAAATGGATGGCTTTCCTGTGCGCGACTCTCGTGCCGGTTGCAGCGTTCGCCTTGAGCCGCCCCATCGGGCGGGACATCGAGTTACCCAAGGACTACGACCCGGGGAAAGCAGAGGCGATCCGGAAAGTCGTCCGGGATGAAAAATTCCGGTTCGTTGACGGAATAGTCAGTTACTGGCCGCCGGACTGGGGCACGCGGTTGAGTTTTGAAGGCGACGCCGCGTCGCTCAACGAATTCTTCGCCGAACTGCGCAGGCTCGACGGAATCGGCCTTCGCCTGATTCTCTATCGGGGCCGGAACGACGAGCTCCGCCGTGACAGCGCCTGGCAACTCGATTATTCACACGCGCGACCGGACCAACTGACCCTTTACCTCAATCTCAATTCAACCAATCTCGATTTCTACAAGGTCACGTTTCCGGAATGGCCGGCGAAATAAGCCATGCCGCCCGCGCCCGCTGCGCCGTCAATCACGAGCGTTGTCGAGCCCCAGACGGACAATTCGCGCGATCAATTGCGGATAGGGGAGGTTTGCCTTGAGGGCGGACTGCGCAAAGTCCTCGTCTTCGGCAAGGATGGGATTCGGGTTGGCTTC is part of the Candidatus Angelobacter sp. genome and harbors:
- a CDS encoding ankyrin repeat domain-containing protein, translating into MKQSLRRLLLAILPLAVTSSALGADSRLADAAEKSDRAAIRTLLKQHVDANAPQADGMTALHWAAYKDDLETAKLLLKAGADAKATNGYGITALSMACVNGDTELVESLLAAGADPNTALHGGETVLMTAARTGKPGPVKALLKRGADVSAKERRGQTALMWAASEGHTEVVELLLKAGADIHATLPDSGFTPFFFAVREGRTGVVRALLKAGADVNETMQPKKPNGKGPRKGTSALILAVENGHFELAVELLEAGADPNDQRSGFTALHALTWVRKPNRGDGDDGDPPPIGSGNLSSLQFVKELVKRGGDVNARLKTGRGGPGLYTKLGATPFLMAAGTDDVALMRLLVELGADPLLGNADNCTPLIAACGVGIGGAEADEVAGTEPEVLETVQLLLKLGADVNAVDGNGETAMHGAAYKNMPKAIQFLADHGTKIEVWNKKNKWGWTPLLIAEGHRPGNFKPSAETIAALHRVMLAAGVTPPADSKPVTAEARQDYPADTAKKPAR
- a CDS encoding alpha/beta hydrolase-fold protein gives rise to the protein MNVSVLAVAMLAMLTAPFSAKAQRGGPQGPQVVSPEVSADRRVTFRILAPKAEAVRLSGGDIPGNGQGAAMTKGTNGVWEVTLGPIEPGAYRYNFNVDGVSVIDPRSSNISESNNNIWSLVHVPGADFMDTKDVPHGAVSAVTYYSTALKRFRRMHVYTPPGYESGKGKFPVFYLLHGAGDCDEAWTSVGRAGFILDNLIAAGKAKPMVVVMPAGHTSAFRFGGPRSTVDEFAQDFVSDIMPHVEKHYRVYTDRQHRAIAGLSMGGGQTLNIGIPHLDKFAYLGVYSSGIFGITGGGPGGAPQGPSFEEQHKAILDDAKLKKGLKLFWFATGKDDFLIATSRATVEMFKKHGFDVQFKETEGAHTWINWRNYLNEFAPQLFQ